Proteins encoded together in one Microbacterium sp. ABRD28 window:
- a CDS encoding SDR family NAD(P)-dependent oxidoreductase: protein MSNDSHRFSGRTVIVTGAGAGIGRATVERLLSEDARVIAVDALEERLAHLPEAADDRLVVVAADITDPEAAARILGAAGAQIDGLANIAGIMDGFEPTAEIDDATWDRVLAVNLTGMMRLTRAVLPGMVERGRGSIVNVGSEAGQRGSAAGTPYTTSKHAVNGFTRSTAFFYSPKGVRCNVVAPGPVATSIEAPFHSEWAQQRLGPLFQTNLPPVAQPQQLASAIAWLLSDDSSNVSGAVLSVDGGWAAV, encoded by the coding sequence ATGTCGAACGATTCGCATCGGTTCTCGGGCCGGACCGTCATCGTCACCGGCGCCGGGGCCGGTATCGGCCGCGCCACGGTGGAGCGGCTGCTCAGCGAGGACGCCCGCGTGATCGCCGTGGACGCTCTCGAGGAAAGACTCGCGCACCTTCCCGAAGCGGCCGACGACCGCCTCGTCGTCGTCGCGGCCGACATCACCGACCCCGAGGCCGCAGCTCGCATCCTCGGCGCCGCCGGTGCGCAGATCGACGGCCTGGCGAACATCGCCGGCATCATGGACGGTTTCGAACCCACAGCCGAGATCGACGACGCCACCTGGGATCGGGTGCTCGCCGTGAACCTGACCGGGATGATGCGGCTCACCCGCGCGGTGCTTCCGGGCATGGTCGAACGGGGTCGAGGCAGCATCGTCAATGTCGGGTCGGAGGCCGGACAGCGGGGATCTGCGGCGGGGACGCCCTACACGACGTCCAAGCACGCGGTGAACGGTTTCACCCGGAGTACGGCGTTCTTCTACTCGCCCAAGGGGGTGCGCTGCAACGTCGTGGCTCCCGGGCCGGTGGCCACGAGCATCGAGGCACCCTTCCACTCCGAGTGGGCGCAGCAGCGGCTCGGACCGTTGTTCCAGACCAATCTGCCGCCCGTGGCGCAGCCGCAACAGCTGGCATCGGCCATCGCGTGGCTGCTGAGCGACGACTCCTCGAACGTGTCGGGCGCCGTGCTGAGTGTCGACGGCGGCTGGGCCGCCGTCTGA
- a CDS encoding universal stress protein, protein MRQQTIVVGIEPGVASMALLDWVAARAARIPLRVHLVAVTRFGIGGSSDVEAQTELAAAYLRSASGDIAVDTHIVIGTMPEALMEYDRAADLVALGIRRGDPLHNLLHGWMPVRAAARAVSPVVFVPSDGERPDGPVVVGIDLETSDAAVLIAAREAELSGEPLVVVHVGADRGALDRACEQARSIASGIEVRPEWVPQGDPVAVIQSVAADASLVVVGSHRRGPLSSALLGSVSVPSLWHLRAPVCVAAEREE, encoded by the coding sequence GTGCGACAGCAGACGATCGTGGTGGGTATCGAACCCGGGGTGGCCTCCATGGCTCTCCTCGACTGGGTCGCCGCCCGCGCAGCGCGCATCCCCCTCCGTGTCCATCTCGTCGCGGTCACGCGGTTCGGGATCGGCGGCTCCTCCGACGTCGAGGCGCAGACCGAGCTGGCGGCCGCGTATCTGAGGTCGGCGTCGGGCGACATCGCCGTCGACACCCACATCGTCATCGGCACCATGCCGGAGGCGCTCATGGAATACGACAGGGCAGCCGACCTCGTGGCTCTCGGCATCAGGCGCGGCGATCCGCTTCACAACCTCCTTCACGGCTGGATGCCGGTGCGCGCAGCCGCGCGGGCGGTGTCGCCCGTCGTCTTCGTGCCGTCCGACGGGGAACGGCCCGACGGGCCGGTCGTGGTCGGAATCGATCTCGAGACATCCGACGCCGCCGTCCTGATCGCCGCGCGCGAAGCCGAGCTCTCGGGCGAACCGCTGGTCGTGGTGCATGTCGGGGCCGACCGGGGGGCGCTGGATCGCGCCTGCGAGCAGGCGAGGAGCATCGCGTCCGGCATCGAGGTCCGTCCGGAGTGGGTGCCACAGGGCGATCCCGTGGCGGTCATCCAGTCGGTCGCCGCCGACGCCTCCCTCGTCGTCGTCGGATCGCACCGCCGCGGCCCGCTTTCGAGCGCACTGCTGGGGTCGGTGAGCGTTCCGTCGCTGTGGCACCTGCGCGCCCCGGTGTGCGTCGCGGCGGAGCGCGAGGAGTGA
- a CDS encoding TM2 domain-containing protein has product MTSDPPAWSAASAVGKPALVPVASESSRSFVAAWLLSLLLGFLGVDRFYLGKVGTGILKLLTAGGLGIWYVIDLVLLLAGLARDADGRAPYGYEGAKKTAWIVTGAFAGVALLGGIINSAIAALAAAIGQ; this is encoded by the coding sequence ATGACATCTGATCCTCCGGCCTGGTCTGCCGCCTCGGCGGTGGGGAAGCCGGCCCTCGTACCGGTGGCGTCGGAAAGCTCGCGCTCGTTTGTCGCCGCGTGGCTTCTCTCGCTTCTTCTCGGCTTCCTCGGGGTGGACCGGTTCTACCTCGGCAAGGTGGGCACCGGCATCCTCAAACTCCTCACCGCCGGTGGACTCGGCATCTGGTATGTCATCGATCTCGTGCTGCTGCTCGCCGGTCTGGCGCGCGACGCCGACGGTCGGGCGCCCTACGGATACGAAGGCGCCAAGAAGACCGCGTGGATCGTCACCGGCGCCTTCGCCGGCGTCGCCCTTCTCGGCGGCATCATCAACTCGGCCATCGCCGCGCTGGCCGCCGCCATCGGACAGTAA
- a CDS encoding SDR family oxidoreductase, producing MANMYTPQDPTTQFPRPPFPPQQQSAPGDIHKMDPAPDHGETTYVGFGRLPGRKALVTGADSGIGRAVAIAFAREGADVALSYLAEEQAQAEEVAALIEKEGRVAVLLPGDLQEEQTNIEIVEKAVEGLGGLDILVINAGTMPTVDSIDDFETKTLDHVVKANIYPLFWLTKAASPHLKPGASIITTSSVQGFQPSPSLAEYAVSKAGIANWTRALSQQLIERGIRVNGVAPGPIWTPLQPAFVPNEKIEEFGSQTPMGRAGQPVELAPAFVFLASQESSYVVGETIAVTGGMPVH from the coding sequence ATGGCGAACATGTACACCCCTCAGGACCCCACGACCCAGTTCCCGCGCCCGCCCTTCCCGCCGCAGCAGCAGAGCGCGCCCGGCGACATCCACAAGATGGACCCCGCACCCGACCACGGCGAGACGACCTACGTCGGCTTCGGGCGCCTGCCCGGCCGGAAGGCTCTGGTGACCGGGGCGGACTCGGGTATCGGGCGCGCCGTCGCGATCGCCTTCGCCCGCGAGGGCGCCGACGTCGCCCTCAGCTACCTCGCCGAAGAGCAGGCCCAGGCCGAGGAGGTGGCCGCCCTCATCGAGAAGGAGGGCCGGGTCGCCGTGCTCCTGCCGGGCGACCTGCAGGAGGAGCAGACCAACATCGAGATCGTCGAGAAGGCCGTCGAGGGCCTCGGGGGACTGGACATCCTGGTGATCAACGCCGGCACCATGCCGACGGTCGACAGCATCGACGACTTCGAGACCAAGACCCTCGACCACGTCGTGAAGGCCAACATCTACCCGCTCTTCTGGCTCACCAAAGCTGCGTCGCCGCACCTGAAGCCCGGGGCGTCCATCATCACGACCTCGAGCGTCCAGGGCTTCCAGCCCTCGCCCTCGCTCGCCGAGTACGCGGTGTCGAAGGCCGGGATCGCGAATTGGACCCGCGCCCTGTCGCAGCAGCTGATCGAGCGCGGCATCCGCGTGAACGGCGTCGCGCCGGGCCCCATCTGGACGCCCCTGCAGCCGGCGTTCGTGCCGAACGAGAAGATCGAAGAGTTCGGATCGCAGACCCCGATGGGCCGCGCGGGCCAGCCGGTCGAACTCGCCCCGGCGTTCGTCTTCCTCGCCTCGCAGGAGTCCAGCTACGTCGTCGGCGAGACCATCGCGGTCACCGGTGGAATGCCGGTGCACTGA
- a CDS encoding aldo/keto reductase, protein MSASHAVDPLVSHEGGDDRRIPLNDGHRMPRVGLGVYKMTDDEVAAAVALALDAGYRAIDTAAMYGNEAGVGAALAASDVPRGDVFVATKVRFEDNGYDSTLRAFDDSLVKLRTDYVDLYLIHWPAPLRDRYVEAWRALIRLREEGRARSIGVCNFHPEHLDRIVAETGVIPAVHQVELHPRFPQHRVRAYDANLGIITQAWSPLARGRLLDEPVLTRIARAHGVTPAQVVLRWHLENDVTVIPKSVNPDRIRQNLDLFGFSLTSADHRAIADLETGERTGVDPNDRN, encoded by the coding sequence GTGTCCGCGTCGCACGCCGTCGATCCTCTGGTCAGCCATGAAGGCGGCGACGACCGCCGCATCCCCCTGAACGATGGGCACCGGATGCCTCGGGTCGGCCTGGGCGTCTACAAGATGACCGATGACGAGGTGGCCGCTGCCGTCGCGCTGGCTCTCGACGCGGGGTACCGCGCCATCGACACCGCCGCGATGTACGGCAACGAAGCAGGTGTCGGAGCGGCGCTGGCGGCGAGCGATGTGCCCCGTGGCGACGTGTTCGTCGCCACGAAGGTGCGCTTCGAGGACAACGGGTACGACTCCACGCTGCGGGCGTTCGACGACAGCCTCGTCAAGCTCCGCACCGACTACGTCGACCTCTACCTCATTCACTGGCCGGCGCCGCTGCGCGACCGGTACGTCGAGGCGTGGCGCGCGCTGATCCGTCTCCGGGAAGAGGGGCGGGCCCGCTCGATCGGGGTCTGCAACTTCCATCCCGAGCACCTGGACCGGATCGTCGCCGAGACCGGTGTGATTCCCGCGGTGCACCAGGTCGAGCTGCACCCGCGCTTCCCTCAGCACCGAGTGCGCGCCTATGACGCCAACCTCGGCATCATCACTCAGGCGTGGTCGCCCTTGGCCCGGGGCCGTCTGCTCGATGAACCGGTGCTGACGAGGATCGCCCGGGCGCACGGCGTCACGCCGGCTCAGGTCGTGCTGCGCTGGCATCTGGAGAACGACGTCACCGTCATTCCGAAGTCGGTGAACCCCGACCGGATTCGGCAGAACCTCGATCTGTTCGGCTTCTCACTGACCTCTGCTGATCATCGCGCGATCGCCGATCTCGAGACCGGTGAGCGCACCGGTGTCGACCCGAACGATCGCAACTGA
- the mgtA gene encoding magnesium-translocating P-type ATPase, translating into MSCAPSTGEAFWVEEMRRIGDAPRETQNGLTSAEALARLNRYGENRIPTRTDDGWGRLLARQFLNPIEVILVAATVLSGLLGDWTDAGIILGILLISGVLGFVQERGAGKALAALLASVDPTCTALRDGVAVTVRGTSIVPGDVVDVRAGDVIPGDCLILSARGLTVDESALSGESLPVDKCAVSDLDPLVDGRGGAAFFGTHVASGSARLLVVHTGSSTAFAGIAAELARKAPQTGFERGMTRFGFLLTRVMAVLVVVIFVVNLLLQRPPLDSALFSLALAVGLTPQLLPAIVAISLSVGARAMAAQRVIVRRLDAIEDIGAMTILCSDKTGTMTEGKMHLLTALNGQGAEDPEVQRLAVVNATLQTAWRNPIDDALIASGGDPGGVILRGAVPYDFLRKRQSVLVASATERPVLITKGAVPEILAVCATAMAAGSIVPLDAAVTDIRRTVAERSARGERVLAVATRSMPDASNPTSDDERGMTFLGLLCFADPVKVDAADTIRSLAAAGVSVRMVTGDNHLTARCIAREVGLDATRVCIGDEIDRIGDAALGRLVETISVFCEMNPVQKERVIRAYRRTGHVVGYLGDGINDAPSLHAADIGMTVDSAVPVAKQAAAIVLLDKSLAVILDGVRQGRRTFANTMKYIYVNTSASFGNMLSVAVAAAVLPFLPLLAGQILLVNLLSDLPAMTIATDRVDEAQTARPQQWDVRLIRTYMIVFGILSSVFDLTTFAVLRIVFHAGAVEFRTAWLVCSVLTEVGVLFVLRTHGPFYRSRPGRALAVSSIVIVGVTLALPYTALGPPLQLVPLPPPLILIVIITVLAYLATTEAAKRAFWAILVRRPPREPRRRDLRPPPTDATRSILGA; encoded by the coding sequence GTGTCCTGCGCACCGAGCACCGGCGAGGCGTTCTGGGTGGAGGAGATGCGTCGGATCGGTGATGCACCCCGTGAGACGCAGAACGGGCTGACCTCGGCCGAGGCCCTGGCCCGGCTGAACCGATACGGCGAGAATCGCATACCCACGCGAACGGACGACGGGTGGGGACGGCTCCTCGCACGCCAGTTCCTCAACCCGATCGAGGTCATCCTCGTCGCCGCGACCGTGCTCTCAGGACTGCTCGGAGACTGGACCGACGCCGGCATCATCCTCGGGATCCTGCTGATCTCCGGGGTCCTCGGTTTCGTTCAGGAACGCGGTGCGGGTAAGGCTCTGGCGGCACTTCTCGCGTCGGTGGACCCGACGTGCACCGCGCTCCGAGATGGCGTCGCGGTCACTGTTCGAGGGACATCGATCGTGCCCGGAGACGTGGTCGACGTGCGCGCAGGGGATGTCATCCCCGGGGATTGCCTGATCCTGAGCGCGCGCGGCCTGACCGTCGACGAATCCGCACTCAGCGGTGAGAGCCTTCCGGTGGACAAGTGCGCGGTTTCCGACCTCGATCCCCTCGTGGACGGACGCGGCGGCGCAGCCTTCTTCGGCACCCACGTGGCGTCGGGATCGGCCCGACTGCTCGTCGTCCACACCGGCTCGTCGACGGCCTTCGCCGGGATCGCCGCAGAACTGGCGCGGAAAGCGCCGCAGACCGGATTCGAACGGGGGATGACGCGATTCGGCTTCCTGCTCACGCGGGTGATGGCCGTGCTCGTCGTGGTCATCTTCGTGGTGAACCTCCTCCTGCAGCGCCCGCCTCTGGATTCGGCGCTGTTCTCCCTCGCTCTCGCCGTCGGCCTCACGCCCCAGCTGCTTCCGGCCATCGTCGCGATCAGCCTCTCGGTCGGAGCGCGTGCGATGGCGGCACAGCGCGTCATCGTGCGTCGCCTGGACGCGATCGAAGACATCGGCGCGATGACGATCCTCTGCTCCGACAAGACCGGAACGATGACCGAGGGGAAGATGCACCTCCTCACCGCCCTGAACGGGCAGGGCGCAGAGGACCCGGAAGTCCAGAGGCTCGCGGTCGTCAATGCGACGCTGCAGACGGCCTGGCGCAACCCGATCGACGATGCGCTCATCGCCTCGGGAGGCGACCCCGGAGGCGTCATCCTGCGCGGTGCTGTGCCGTACGACTTCCTCCGCAAGCGTCAGAGCGTGCTGGTCGCATCGGCCACGGAAAGACCCGTCCTCATCACCAAGGGAGCCGTTCCCGAGATCCTGGCCGTGTGCGCGACAGCGATGGCCGCTGGATCGATCGTGCCCCTCGATGCGGCGGTGACCGACATCCGGCGCACCGTCGCCGAGCGCAGCGCCCGCGGCGAGCGGGTGCTGGCCGTCGCCACGCGCTCCATGCCCGATGCCTCGAATCCGACCTCCGACGATGAGAGAGGGATGACCTTCCTGGGTCTGCTCTGCTTCGCCGATCCCGTGAAGGTCGACGCCGCCGACACCATCCGGTCTCTCGCAGCTGCCGGGGTTTCGGTGCGGATGGTGACCGGCGACAACCACCTGACCGCGCGATGCATCGCCCGAGAGGTGGGTCTGGACGCGACGCGGGTGTGCATCGGCGACGAGATCGACCGGATCGGCGACGCCGCCCTCGGCCGCCTCGTCGAGACGATCTCGGTGTTCTGCGAAATGAACCCCGTGCAGAAGGAGCGGGTGATCCGGGCGTACCGCCGGACGGGCCATGTCGTGGGATACCTCGGCGACGGCATCAACGACGCACCCTCCCTCCACGCCGCGGACATCGGTATGACGGTGGATTCGGCGGTCCCGGTCGCCAAGCAGGCAGCGGCCATCGTCCTGCTGGACAAGAGCCTCGCCGTGATCCTCGACGGGGTCCGTCAGGGACGTCGCACGTTCGCCAACACGATGAAATACATCTACGTCAACACGAGTGCCAGCTTCGGCAACATGCTGAGTGTGGCCGTCGCCGCCGCCGTCCTGCCGTTCCTTCCGCTCCTGGCAGGACAGATCCTTCTGGTCAATCTGCTGAGCGACCTGCCGGCGATGACCATCGCCACCGACCGCGTGGACGAGGCGCAGACGGCTCGGCCCCAGCAGTGGGACGTCCGGCTCATCCGCACGTACATGATCGTCTTCGGCATCCTCTCCAGCGTCTTCGACCTGACTACCTTCGCCGTGCTGCGGATCGTGTTCCACGCCGGCGCCGTGGAGTTCCGCACCGCCTGGCTGGTCTGTTCGGTGCTGACCGAAGTCGGAGTGCTCTTCGTTCTGCGCACCCACGGCCCGTTCTACCGCAGCCGCCCCGGCCGCGCGCTGGCCGTGTCCAGCATCGTGATCGTCGGCGTCACCCTCGCCCTGCCCTACACCGCCCTCGGCCCGCCGTTGCAGCTGGTTCCGTTGCCGCCTCCGCTCATCCTCATCGTCATCATCACCGTGCTGGCGTACCTCGCCACGACGGAAGCGGCCAAGCGTGCGTTCTGGGCGATCCTGGTCCGCCGTCCCCCGCGCGAACCGAGGCGGCGGGACCTTCGACCCCCGCCCACCGACGCGACGCGCTCGATCCTGGGCGCATGA
- a CDS encoding AMP-binding protein, translated as MPSAATPSLARERLLRARRLFTGDPDHPALITSDRRIDYAELSRRVEQRGAELGSDRRLVMITAANAIEPVITYLAALEGRHPVLLLADGEDASGHRRKLIDRFDPDVVADDPASGALHIRRDGSRHVFHPDLAMLASTSGSTGSPKLVRLSMENLHSNAAAIAEYLRLTPVDRAATTLPLHYCYGLSVLNSHLAVGASVFLTERSVTEDDFWQDFVESEATSFAGVPHTFDLLDASGFAHRDLARLRYVTQAGGRLPPDRVRRYARLGRERGFELFVMYGQTEATARMGYLPPSLAETAPETIGRAIPGGAFDIDPSTGELIYRGPNVMMGYAHDPSDFARGRTTMTLRTGDVARRRDDGLIEIVGRLNRFAKFFGLRIDLDRVETHLAEEGIPARAVAVDDRLIIFVLVDHLAAEARRRVAEFAGIPPHVIDVHRITEFPRTRSGKNDSSALERHGRALATVRPQDDETAAGPVTTTTIRDLYARLLGRPDATEHHSFSDLDGDSLSYVEVAVRLESLLGMLPHDWPSLSPAALAGLCVDDGDATPRGAPATAVEQVARNRTRRHARLDTAVVLRAAAIVLIVGSHADLFSVQGGAHLLLAVLGFNLARFQLADRSGRSRALLRSSAQIAIPAVVWIGAVTLLTGHYAPTTVALVNGFLPGQEQWSIQWSFWFLEFAVWGMLGLAALFAWPRADRLERAHPFGCAVGLLTVALAVRFAVTGVETGLVERYTIAAAGWLLVLGWAAARATRVSQRVALSAVAVVGSAGFVGNPAREGVIIAGILVLLWIPAVTVPRMLVPAVTTLAGASLFIYLTHWQVFPAWEETAPLAGTLLSLVVGVAAWCLYRAIERGVLARFRSRVRAAGAVPTRSAS; from the coding sequence ATGCCTTCTGCTGCCACGCCCTCCCTCGCGCGCGAGCGCCTCCTGCGGGCGCGCCGGCTGTTCACCGGCGACCCCGATCATCCGGCGTTGATCACCTCCGATCGACGCATCGACTACGCCGAGCTCTCCCGACGCGTCGAGCAGCGCGGAGCGGAACTGGGCAGCGATCGGCGCCTGGTCATGATCACCGCCGCGAACGCGATCGAACCCGTCATCACCTACCTCGCCGCCCTCGAAGGACGGCACCCTGTCCTCCTTCTCGCCGACGGCGAAGACGCGTCAGGGCACCGTCGGAAGCTGATCGACCGCTTCGATCCGGATGTCGTGGCAGACGATCCCGCATCGGGCGCGCTGCACATCCGTCGCGACGGTTCGCGCCACGTCTTCCACCCCGACCTCGCCATGTTGGCCAGTACATCCGGTTCCACCGGTTCGCCGAAGCTCGTGCGACTGTCGATGGAGAACCTCCACAGCAACGCGGCTGCGATCGCGGAGTACCTCCGACTGACTCCGGTCGACCGCGCAGCGACGACCCTGCCCTTGCACTACTGCTACGGCCTCTCCGTGCTGAACAGCCACTTGGCGGTCGGCGCCAGCGTCTTCCTGACGGAACGCAGTGTCACCGAAGACGACTTCTGGCAGGACTTCGTCGAGTCGGAAGCCACCTCGTTTGCCGGCGTTCCGCATACCTTCGATCTCCTGGATGCCAGCGGCTTCGCCCACCGCGACCTCGCGCGCCTGCGCTATGTCACGCAGGCCGGCGGGCGCCTCCCTCCCGACCGCGTGCGCCGCTACGCCCGGCTCGGGCGCGAGCGCGGCTTCGAGCTGTTCGTGATGTACGGGCAGACGGAAGCGACGGCGCGGATGGGCTACCTCCCCCCGAGTCTGGCTGAGACCGCACCCGAGACGATCGGGCGTGCGATACCGGGAGGGGCTTTCGACATCGATCCCTCGACCGGGGAGCTCATCTACCGAGGACCGAACGTGATGATGGGCTACGCCCACGACCCCTCGGACTTCGCCCGGGGCCGCACGACTATGACGCTGCGGACCGGAGACGTCGCGCGGCGCCGGGACGACGGTCTCATCGAGATCGTCGGGCGCCTCAACCGCTTCGCTAAGTTCTTCGGTCTGCGCATCGATCTGGACCGCGTGGAGACGCATCTCGCCGAAGAGGGGATCCCGGCGCGCGCGGTCGCGGTCGACGACCGACTGATCATCTTCGTGTTGGTCGACCACCTCGCGGCCGAGGCGCGACGCCGCGTTGCCGAGTTCGCAGGCATCCCTCCCCACGTCATCGACGTACACAGGATCACTGAGTTTCCGCGCACCCGGAGTGGCAAGAACGACAGCAGCGCTCTGGAACGACATGGCCGCGCGCTCGCCACTGTCCGACCGCAGGATGACGAGACCGCTGCGGGTCCAGTGACGACGACGACGATCCGTGACCTCTACGCACGCCTGCTCGGACGTCCCGACGCGACCGAACACCATTCCTTCTCCGATCTCGACGGCGACTCGCTCAGCTATGTCGAGGTCGCGGTGCGACTGGAGTCGCTGCTCGGTATGCTTCCCCACGACTGGCCGAGCCTGTCTCCTGCCGCGCTCGCCGGGCTCTGCGTGGACGACGGCGACGCCACTCCCCGCGGAGCGCCGGCAACTGCCGTCGAGCAGGTCGCCCGGAATCGCACACGCCGCCACGCGCGTCTGGATACCGCGGTCGTCCTTCGCGCGGCCGCCATCGTTCTCATCGTCGGCTCGCACGCCGACCTGTTCTCGGTGCAGGGCGGCGCCCACCTCCTGCTGGCGGTGCTCGGCTTCAATCTCGCCCGCTTCCAGCTGGCCGACCGCTCTGGCCGCTCACGCGCCCTGCTGCGCTCCTCGGCCCAGATCGCGATCCCTGCGGTCGTCTGGATCGGCGCGGTCACGCTTCTGACCGGGCACTATGCCCCGACGACAGTCGCCCTCGTCAACGGCTTCCTCCCCGGTCAGGAGCAGTGGAGCATCCAGTGGAGCTTCTGGTTCCTCGAATTCGCGGTCTGGGGCATGCTCGGCCTCGCGGCCCTGTTCGCCTGGCCCCGCGCCGACCGGCTCGAGCGCGCTCACCCGTTCGGCTGCGCGGTCGGGCTGCTGACGGTCGCGCTCGCGGTGCGATTCGCGGTGACCGGCGTCGAGACGGGCCTCGTCGAGCGGTACACCATCGCGGCAGCCGGCTGGCTGCTGGTGCTCGGATGGGCTGCGGCCCGGGCCACCCGCGTCAGTCAGCGTGTCGCCCTATCGGCGGTCGCCGTGGTCGGCTCGGCGGGCTTCGTGGGCAATCCCGCCCGTGAAGGCGTGATCATCGCCGGCATCCTCGTCCTGCTGTGGATTCCGGCGGTCACGGTGCCTCGGATGCTGGTGCCCGCCGTGACCACGCTGGCGGGGGCGTCGCTGTTCATCTACCTCACCCACTGGCAGGTCTTCCCGGCGTGGGAGGAGACCGCGCCGCTCGCCGGCACGCTGCTGTCTCTGGTGGTGGGGGTCGCCGCGTGGTGCCTCTACCGGGCGATCGAACGGGGCGTGCTCGCCCGGTTCCGATCGCGTGTCAGAGCGGCAGGTGCCGTCCCGACACGATCCGCTTCATGA
- a CDS encoding flavodoxin domain-containing protein — MKVLVTYASKNGSTEEIAETIADELLAYGLDVLCRSAHDTDASDADAVILGSAVYAGRWLRPARHFLKDQSDRLRRMPFWIFSSGPFGEQATRPTEDDLRWQEPPRVLTRAESLGVRGHVVFGGRLPTEPHGFIENAMVRNTPEDTRDARDWSAIRMWAASIAHELGAQERIGRPVVSA; from the coding sequence ATGAAAGTTCTCGTCACCTATGCCAGCAAGAACGGATCGACCGAGGAGATCGCCGAGACGATCGCCGACGAACTCCTGGCGTACGGCCTCGATGTGCTCTGTCGCTCCGCCCATGACACGGACGCGTCCGATGCGGATGCGGTGATCCTGGGGAGTGCGGTGTACGCGGGCCGGTGGCTGCGGCCCGCGCGGCATTTCCTCAAGGATCAGTCGGACCGCCTGCGGCGGATGCCGTTCTGGATCTTCAGTTCCGGGCCTTTCGGCGAGCAGGCGACGCGACCCACCGAGGACGACCTCCGTTGGCAGGAGCCGCCGCGGGTACTGACCCGCGCGGAATCCCTGGGGGTGCGCGGGCATGTCGTGTTCGGCGGTCGACTTCCCACCGAGCCGCACGGGTTCATCGAGAACGCCATGGTGCGCAACACCCCGGAAGACACCCGTGATGCGCGGGACTGGTCGGCGATCCGCATGTGGGCGGCCTCGATCGCGCACGAGCTCGGCGCGCAGGAACGCATCGGGCGTCCGGTCGTCAGCGCCTGA